A region of uncultured Desulfobacter sp. DNA encodes the following proteins:
- a CDS encoding PhnD/SsuA/transferrin family substrate-binding protein produces the protein MPRKTTIIERLIASSIALILFFLFTGFKQIEGHEQTKITVLVIALYGVEIAKVEWQPTIDHLQSSLPQYEFKLIPVPPIELHRIKELVASREIDFVITQPAIYVDLELNFGISRILTMVKKEGLSEFGSTLITRSDSGIKTIKDLHGKTICGAAKLGFGGWLIGYKEMLAHGFDPYKDAKKVKFLGDQIKEIQAVLDGVVDVAVIRTGMLEKFSESNRINLDDFRVLAPKNYPDFPLVVSSELYPEWAFAKTRNSTNELSKAVAIALLSLKKDSPVTQKAGFQEWTLPYDYQPVHKLLKELHVEPYKDYGIITVRGFIAQHMTETVIIFVLATSILLMSLKISLSNITLSKEISARKQAEAELKKHVKELNKAFDEIKTLRGIIPICSYCKKIRDDKGAWDILEAYICNHSEAQFSHGVCPECYKKQIEDLDKEQKETEQSR, from the coding sequence ATGCCAAGGAAAACAACTATTATAGAACGTCTTATCGCAAGTTCAATTGCATTAATCTTGTTCTTTTTGTTTACCGGATTTAAACAAATTGAGGGCCATGAACAGACAAAGATAACCGTTCTGGTTATTGCACTCTATGGCGTTGAAATCGCCAAGGTTGAATGGCAACCGACCATCGACCATCTCCAATCGTCTCTGCCGCAATATGAATTCAAGTTAATTCCTGTTCCGCCGATTGAACTCCACCGCATCAAGGAACTTGTTGCAAGCCGGGAAATAGATTTTGTTATCACCCAACCGGCAATCTATGTGGATCTCGAGTTGAACTTTGGCATATCCCGCATCCTCACAATGGTAAAAAAAGAAGGCCTGTCCGAGTTCGGCTCAACATTGATTACCCGTTCTGACAGTGGGATAAAAACAATAAAAGACTTACACGGCAAAACCATCTGTGGTGCTGCCAAGCTTGGTTTTGGCGGTTGGTTGATCGGCTACAAGGAGATGCTGGCTCATGGCTTTGATCCTTATAAAGATGCCAAAAAAGTGAAGTTTCTTGGCGACCAGATCAAGGAGATACAGGCTGTATTGGATGGAGTTGTAGATGTCGCGGTTATTAGAACTGGTATGTTGGAGAAGTTCTCAGAATCGAACCGAATTAATCTTGATGATTTTCGTGTTTTAGCACCCAAGAATTATCCTGACTTTCCCCTGGTGGTAAGCTCAGAGCTTTATCCGGAATGGGCTTTCGCGAAGACCCGCAATTCAACAAATGAGTTAAGCAAGGCTGTTGCGATAGCTCTGCTTTCGCTGAAAAAAGACAGCCCGGTAACTCAAAAGGCAGGGTTCCAGGAATGGACGCTTCCCTACGACTATCAACCGGTTCATAAGCTTTTAAAAGAATTGCACGTCGAGCCTTATAAGGATTACGGCATAATCACTGTACGTGGCTTCATCGCCCAGCATATGACCGAGACCGTAATCATTTTTGTCCTTGCAACTTCAATCTTACTAATGTCATTAAAGATATCTCTCTCAAACATCACTCTTTCTAAAGAAATTTCCGCACGTAAACAAGCAGAAGCGGAACTAAAAAAACATGTTAAAGAACTCAATAAAGCTTTTGATGAGATTAAAACATTACGCGGAATTATCCCTATTTGCAGTTATTGTAAAAAAATTCGTGATGATAAAGGAGCTTGGGATATATTAGAAGCTTATATATGCAATCACTCTGAAGCACAATTTAGCCATGGGGTATGTCCAGAATGTTACAAAAAACAAATAGAGGATCTGGACAAAGAACAAAAGGAAACCGAACAATCTCGTTAA
- the nifB gene encoding nitrogenase cofactor biosynthesis protein NifB, whose translation MMNLDNHPCFNKKSCKDFGRVHLPVAPACNIQCNFCNRKFDCVNESRPGVSSSLLTPDQAMAYLAEVVEAKPNTSVVGIAGPGDPFANAGKTMETLTRVRAAYPEMLLCVATNGLNIHPYLDELKAVNTTHISITINAVDPEIGAKMYSWVRDGKRSIGPAQGAKLILERQFAAVKGLKERDIMVKVNSILLPGINDEHMVDVAKKMGEMDVDIFNIMPYFPTKDSNFEDMPEPSKDQLKELRKAAQVFVPQMTHCKRCRADAVGLLDDPLNQNLMDRLTHHDTSPDPGSGTAKDSHEMPGIKDTFAFNATEPRPYVALATREGALINQHLGEATEMHIYDLNQDTPAFVETRTLPRPGGGEIRWYNFARSIKDCHTILVSGAGDAPKKKLSSMGFTIHEVNGMIDLVLMSLKKGESLNHLIVRKQASCGECRGSGTGCM comes from the coding sequence ATGATGAATTTAGATAACCATCCCTGTTTTAACAAAAAATCCTGTAAGGATTTCGGTCGGGTCCACCTTCCGGTTGCGCCGGCCTGCAATATCCAGTGCAATTTCTGTAACCGAAAATTTGACTGTGTCAACGAAAGCCGTCCAGGGGTCTCCTCATCCCTTTTGACCCCGGATCAGGCCATGGCCTACCTGGCAGAGGTGGTTGAGGCCAAACCCAACACCTCGGTGGTGGGCATTGCAGGCCCGGGCGACCCCTTTGCCAACGCCGGCAAAACCATGGAGACATTGACCCGGGTGCGCGCCGCCTATCCGGAAATGCTGCTTTGCGTGGCCACCAACGGCCTGAACATCCATCCTTACCTGGATGAACTGAAAGCCGTCAATACCACCCATATCAGCATCACCATCAATGCGGTGGACCCTGAAATCGGTGCAAAAATGTATTCCTGGGTAAGGGACGGCAAACGCTCCATAGGACCGGCCCAGGGCGCAAAACTGATTTTGGAGCGTCAGTTTGCCGCTGTCAAAGGCCTTAAAGAACGCGATATTATGGTCAAGGTGAATTCCATTCTTTTGCCCGGCATCAATGATGAGCATATGGTAGATGTGGCCAAAAAAATGGGTGAAATGGATGTGGATATTTTTAACATCATGCCCTATTTCCCTACCAAGGACTCAAATTTTGAAGATATGCCGGAACCGTCCAAAGATCAGCTCAAGGAACTTAGAAAGGCGGCCCAGGTCTTTGTGCCACAGATGACCCATTGTAAGCGCTGCCGGGCTGATGCCGTCGGCCTGCTGGATGATCCCTTGAACCAGAATCTCATGGATCGGCTGACCCACCACGACACGTCCCCGGATCCCGGGTCCGGAACGGCGAAAGATAGTCATGAAATGCCCGGTATAAAGGATACGTTTGCGTTCAATGCTACCGAACCGAGGCCGTATGTGGCCCTGGCCACCCGGGAAGGTGCGTTGATCAATCAGCACCTGGGTGAAGCTACGGAAATGCATATCTATGACTTGAATCAGGACACGCCGGCGTTTGTGGAAACACGAACCTTGCCCCGGCCAGGCGGCGGAGAGATCAGATGGTACAATTTTGCCCGGTCCATTAAGGATTGCCACACCATCCTTGTGTCCGGTGCCGGGGATGCGCCTAAAAAGAAGTTGAGCTCCATGGGATTTACCATCCATGAAGTCAACGGCATGATTGACCTTGTACTCATGTCCTTAAAAAAAGGGGAGTCGCTAAACCATCTGATTGTCCGGAAACAGGCGTCTTGCGGGGAGTGCAGGGGATCTGGCACCGGTTGTATGTAA
- a CDS encoding cold-shock protein, translating to MANGIVKWFNESKGFGFIEHAGGGKDVFVHHSGINAVGFKTLNEGDQVSFDIEQGPKGPSAANVTVI from the coding sequence ATGGCAAACGGTATCGTAAAATGGTTTAACGAGTCAAAAGGTTTTGGATTTATTGAACATGCAGGTGGTGGCAAAGATGTATTTGTCCATCATTCAGGCATCAATGCAGTTGGTTTTAAAACTCTCAATGAGGGTGATCAAGTATCATTCGACATTGAACAGGGCCCCAAAGGCCCGTCAGCTGCAAATGTGACCGTGATTTAA
- a CDS encoding HD domain-containing phosphohydrolase produces MGTDDKVTSLPKREGAMRKMSLKELAVPMIKAIDSFNYLLKSHHRRVAVISYYIGKQLKLNDDDLFQLIIAAALHDIGALSVQERDMLVEEDVVNPTPHCIMGYRMLSSFSAFKDIAQIIKHHHIKYIDSLKAKKGEVLFQSHIIHLADRVDILILPDEFILNQKNNVTDKIQEKVGRNLLHPEIFKAFLRTSKADIFWIEINNLDMYQLFRKINFSININLTIDNIVEFALTMSRIIDFRSKFTASHSYTVAHLSYLIGGYFGLSEEKCKKLMVAGYLHDIGKIGIDPGLIEKNGPLTDEECNIMKLHTYYTGQILNELNTSDWFSEIVIWSERHHEKADGSGYPYALEDKDLDLGVKILAYSDVISALMEERPYRKSQSIDVAMDMIKKKIAPKISTKMFDEIEKHKEQINDLVLQCQAHTFGEYNLSSLNQ; encoded by the coding sequence ATGGGCACCGATGATAAAGTGACTTCTTTACCGAAAAGAGAGGGCGCTATGAGAAAAATGTCTTTAAAAGAACTCGCTGTGCCAATGATTAAAGCAATAGATAGTTTTAATTATTTGCTTAAATCCCATCACAGAAGGGTTGCCGTAATTTCATATTATATTGGGAAACAATTAAAGTTAAACGATGATGATCTATTTCAACTGATTATAGCTGCCGCCCTTCACGATATTGGCGCATTATCTGTTCAAGAAAGAGATATGCTCGTTGAAGAGGACGTTGTAAATCCGACTCCTCATTGCATAATGGGCTATCGCATGCTGTCATCATTTAGTGCCTTTAAGGATATTGCCCAAATTATAAAGCATCATCACATCAAATATATAGATTCATTAAAAGCAAAAAAAGGCGAGGTGTTATTTCAAAGCCATATTATCCATCTTGCTGATAGGGTTGATATATTAATTTTACCTGATGAATTTATTTTAAATCAGAAAAACAACGTTACGGATAAAATTCAAGAAAAGGTAGGAAGAAATCTTCTCCATCCAGAAATCTTCAAAGCATTTTTAAGAACGTCAAAAGCAGATATATTTTGGATTGAAATTAATAATTTAGATATGTATCAGCTTTTTAGAAAAATTAATTTTTCCATTAATATTAACCTCACAATTGACAATATTGTGGAATTTGCTTTGACAATGTCGAGAATAATAGATTTTAGAAGTAAATTTACAGCCTCACACTCATATACTGTTGCACATTTATCCTATTTAATCGGGGGATATTTTGGTTTATCTGAAGAAAAATGCAAAAAGTTAATGGTGGCAGGCTACCTGCACGATATTGGAAAGATAGGAATTGATCCAGGTTTAATCGAAAAGAATGGTCCCCTCACTGATGAAGAGTGCAATATTATGAAATTACATACCTATTATACGGGACAAATCTTAAATGAATTAAATACGTCTGATTGGTTTAGTGAAATTGTTATTTGGTCTGAAAGACATCACGAGAAGGCAGATGGGTCTGGATATCCATATGCCTTAGAGGATAAAGACTTGGATCTTGGTGTTAAAATATTGGCTTATTCAGATGTAATATCTGCTTTAATGGAGGAACGGCCATATCGAAAAAGTCAATCCATTGATGTTGCTATGGATATGATTAAGAAAAAAATAGCTCCCAAAATTTCAACTAAAATGTTTGACGAAATCGAGAAGCACAAAGAACAAATCAACGATTTGGTTTTGCAGTGCCAGGCACACACCTTTGGTGAATATAACTTGAGTTCACTGAATCAATAA
- a CDS encoding J domain-containing protein has product MIKYNEIVEARGILNLPERASMEEIKSSYRKLIMQWHPDKHPDDNEKCNEMTKKLTTAYKTILHYCNQYKYSFTKEEVERYLSAEDWWFERFGNDPLWGNTKKP; this is encoded by the coding sequence ATGATAAAATATAATGAGATAGTTGAAGCAAGAGGAATATTGAATTTGCCTGAGCGGGCATCAATGGAAGAAATCAAATCAAGTTACAGAAAACTTATCATGCAGTGGCATCCAGATAAACACCCCGACGATAATGAGAAATGCAATGAAATGACAAAAAAATTGACCACTGCATATAAGACTATTCTTCATTATTGCAATCAATATAAATATTCTTTTACAAAAGAAGAGGTTGAACGATATTTGTCGGCTGAAGACTGGTGGTTTGAGAGATTTGGCAATGATCCTTTATGGGGAAATACCAAAAAACCTTAA
- a CDS encoding DUF294 nucleotidyltransferase-like domain-containing protein, translating to MNIELQEIRSFLANNHPFDLLSEKTLSDLSEKLQIRYFPTGSEIPDAGTLFDHLYLIRTGKVELNTADGELQARLGENDMFGYRSSHVGSRDKLKAFAVEDTVVYRLRAADLYRICDQNAQLDGFFDSCDDVQSRRQREDASLFSQSDLTQLNLMLTPVRELLSRTPVKVPVTATIQETAQIMSQKGVSSILIYHEPERREQKLIGIVTDRDLRNRVIARGLDLNDRISEIMTENPATVNSSDFAFKAQLQMARYNVHHMPVMANNRLAGMITTTDLTRQYTCSTVDIIGDIYKHTDIDRIKAVTAKIPELLVNLVAAGATAMGLGHLITSITDAVTTRLLQLAEERLGPAPVAYAWVAAGSQAREEQIAKTDQDNILILADDYIPKEHNKYFRLLAGHVCDGLNDCGYIYCPGDMMATNYDWRQPLKVWKKNFSQWIDRPEPEALMLTSVFFDLRCIYGNRSLFQDLRDHVLGKTRDNSIFLAHMTMNALSRQPPLGFFRNFILIKGGEHDHTFDIKLNGIVPIVDLVRVYALAQCSSAINTLDRLDLMESSNSISKDSAGELHDALEFISKLRIQHQARQVKAGKEMDNFVSPDNLSLVDRNRLKDAFLVVRNMQSVMKYRYQR from the coding sequence ATGAATATTGAATTACAGGAAATACGCAGCTTTCTGGCAAACAACCATCCATTTGACCTATTGTCTGAAAAAACATTGTCCGACTTGTCGGAAAAGCTACAGATACGCTATTTTCCCACAGGTTCAGAGATTCCCGATGCCGGAACCCTGTTTGATCACCTTTACCTGATCCGTACGGGAAAGGTGGAACTTAACACAGCAGACGGTGAGCTGCAGGCCCGCCTCGGTGAAAATGATATGTTTGGATATCGTTCATCCCACGTCGGCAGCCGGGACAAGCTCAAAGCATTTGCCGTGGAGGACACCGTGGTATATCGTCTCCGCGCTGCTGATCTATACAGGATTTGCGATCAAAATGCCCAGCTCGACGGTTTTTTCGACAGCTGCGATGACGTGCAAAGCAGACGGCAGCGTGAAGACGCAAGCCTGTTCAGTCAAAGTGATCTAACCCAGCTCAACTTGATGCTTACACCGGTCAGGGAACTGTTAAGCCGCACCCCGGTCAAAGTGCCGGTTACAGCCACCATACAGGAGACTGCCCAAATCATGAGCCAAAAGGGTGTCTCTTCAATCCTTATATACCACGAACCGGAACGCCGCGAACAAAAACTGATCGGGATTGTTACCGACCGTGACCTGCGCAACCGGGTGATTGCCCGGGGGCTGGACCTTAACGACAGGATCAGTGAAATCATGACCGAGAACCCGGCTACTGTTAACAGCAGCGATTTTGCTTTTAAGGCCCAACTTCAAATGGCCCGTTACAACGTCCATCATATGCCGGTGATGGCCAACAACCGCCTGGCGGGCATGATTACCACCACTGATCTCACCAGGCAGTACACCTGCTCTACGGTCGATATTATTGGTGATATCTACAAGCACACTGATATTGACAGGATAAAGGCGGTAACGGCAAAGATTCCCGAGCTGCTGGTCAATCTGGTGGCTGCCGGGGCAACAGCCATGGGCCTAGGGCACCTGATTACGTCCATCACAGACGCCGTCACTACCCGCCTGCTTCAGTTGGCCGAAGAAAGACTGGGGCCTGCTCCCGTGGCCTACGCCTGGGTCGCCGCAGGCTCCCAGGCGCGAGAGGAACAGATTGCCAAGACGGATCAGGATAATATCCTGATCCTGGCGGATGATTACATTCCAAAAGAGCATAACAAATACTTCCGTCTGCTGGCCGGACATGTCTGTGACGGACTCAACGACTGTGGTTACATCTACTGCCCCGGCGACATGATGGCGACCAACTATGATTGGCGCCAACCCCTGAAAGTCTGGAAAAAAAATTTCAGCCAGTGGATTGACCGGCCTGAACCCGAAGCCCTGATGCTGACCAGTGTTTTTTTTGATCTACGCTGCATATACGGCAACCGCAGCCTGTTTCAAGACCTGCGTGATCATGTACTAGGAAAGACCCGCGACAATAGTATTTTCCTGGCCCATATGACAATGAACGCGCTTTCCCGCCAACCACCGCTGGGGTTTTTCCGTAATTTTATATTAATCAAAGGAGGAGAGCACGACCATACATTTGATATCAAGCTTAACGGTATTGTTCCCATTGTGGACCTTGTTCGTGTCTATGCCCTTGCCCAGTGCAGCAGCGCAATCAATACCCTGGATCGCCTTGATTTGATGGAAAGTAGCAACTCTATCTCTAAAGACAGTGCCGGGGAACTGCACGATGCTCTTGAGTTTATAAGCAAGCTGCGCATTCAGCACCAGGCAAGACAGGTCAAGGCCGGCAAGGAAATGGACAACTTTGTGTCACCTGACAACCTTTCCCTCGTTGATCGCAACCGCCTTAAAGATGCATTCCTGGTGGTTCGTAACATGCAGTCAGTGATGAAGTATCGATACCAACGGTAG
- a CDS encoding Na/Pi cotransporter family protein → MDIVGILIETLGGLGLFILGMKTMTEGLQATAGQKIRRVLEAISSNRIMGCLTGAGVTAMVQSSSATTVMLIGFVSAGIMSIEQAVGVVIGANIGTTITGQMIAFKLTKVALPAVTLGVGLKYFSKKRTYRHIGDIILGFGILFYGMAVMKQGLTPIKSDPQFISFFTTFSTETMGGILLCVSMGTILTIMVQSSSATVGLTMALATSGLLTFPTAMALVLGENIGTTVTAQLATIGSKNPDAHRTANAHTIFNVAGVGIILLIFPLFITVVETVTLKLGAGPVDMMVNNEYINCSRYIANGHTLFNVINAVVFLFFLPRLVQLTMLISPRLEKSRERYQLPKFDSSFIDSPIAALAQVKGEIINNAQFALMSLTKVASCIEKRDDDILGEREAVEEHLDETQKVIIKYLTTIYQGDVNEPEAKEISEMMRITNNIERIGDSMENVSKTIERIYNNEIGLSDQAKSDLTKIADKAVAFLQLVVDQMNEKTEGFYEKALNMEETIDQMREEMRFQHIERLRAGDCSVDAGVLFIALVSNFEKMGDYCYNIATGVNRII, encoded by the coding sequence TTGGATATTGTAGGAATTCTGATCGAAACCCTGGGAGGATTAGGCCTTTTTATCCTGGGAATGAAGACCATGACAGAGGGACTTCAGGCCACGGCCGGCCAGAAGATTCGGAGGGTTCTCGAGGCCATCTCCTCAAACCGTATCATGGGGTGTTTAACCGGGGCCGGGGTAACGGCTATGGTTCAGTCATCATCGGCTACCACGGTGATGCTTATCGGGTTTGTAAGTGCCGGTATCATGTCCATCGAACAGGCTGTCGGGGTGGTCATCGGTGCGAATATCGGTACCACCATTACGGGGCAGATGATTGCCTTTAAGCTTACAAAGGTAGCCCTTCCGGCCGTGACCCTCGGGGTGGGACTGAAATATTTTTCCAAAAAACGGACCTACCGCCATATCGGAGACATCATCCTTGGCTTCGGTATCCTGTTTTACGGAATGGCCGTAATGAAACAAGGGCTGACTCCCATCAAGTCAGATCCCCAGTTCATCTCTTTTTTTACCACCTTTTCCACGGAAACCATGGGCGGTATCCTGCTCTGTGTCTCAATGGGGACCATTTTAACCATCATGGTGCAGTCTTCCTCGGCCACGGTGGGTCTGACCATGGCCCTGGCAACTTCGGGACTGCTGACCTTTCCCACGGCAATGGCTCTGGTGCTGGGAGAAAACATCGGTACCACCGTGACCGCCCAATTGGCCACCATCGGTTCAAAAAACCCAGACGCGCACAGAACGGCCAATGCCCATACGATTTTCAATGTAGCGGGCGTGGGCATCATTCTCCTGATTTTTCCCCTTTTTATAACGGTGGTTGAAACCGTTACCTTGAAATTGGGGGCCGGTCCTGTGGACATGATGGTCAACAACGAGTATATCAACTGTTCCCGGTATATTGCCAACGGCCATACCCTCTTTAACGTCATCAATGCCGTTGTATTTCTGTTCTTCCTGCCCAGGCTGGTTCAGCTGACCATGCTGATTTCACCCCGGCTCGAGAAATCCCGGGAACGGTATCAGCTCCCCAAGTTTGATTCCAGCTTCATCGACTCCCCCATCGCCGCTCTGGCCCAGGTCAAGGGGGAGATCATCAACAATGCCCAATTCGCCTTGATGTCCCTGACAAAGGTTGCCTCCTGCATAGAAAAGAGGGATGATGATATCCTCGGAGAACGAGAGGCGGTGGAAGAGCATCTGGACGAAACCCAGAAGGTCATCATCAAATATTTAACCACCATCTACCAGGGGGATGTGAATGAGCCCGAAGCCAAAGAGATCTCGGAGATGATGCGGATCACAAATAATATTGAACGGATCGGAGATTCCATGGAAAATGTCTCCAAGACCATCGAACGGATCTATAACAACGAGATCGGACTCAGCGACCAGGCAAAGTCGGATCTGACCAAGATTGCAGACAAGGCTGTGGCGTTTCTCCAATTGGTGGTGGATCAGATGAATGAAAAAACCGAAGGCTTTTACGAAAAGGCCTTGAACATGGAGGAGACCATCGACCAGATGCGTGAAGAGATGCGCTTCCAGCATATTGAACGCCTCCGGGCCGGCGATTGTTCCGTGGATGCCGGGGTGCTCTTCATCGCCCTGGTGTCCAACTTTGAAAAGATGGGGGATTACTGCTACAATATTGCCACCGGGGTGAACCGGATCATCTAA